One genomic window of Arachis hypogaea cultivar Tifrunner chromosome 8, arahy.Tifrunner.gnm2.J5K5, whole genome shotgun sequence includes the following:
- the LOC112706635 gene encoding transcription factor bHLH122, which produces MESDLQAPSSNGLTRYRSAPSSYFTDIIDREFYEHIFNRPSSPETERVFSRFMNSLRDDAAPEDDSLHLDSSSVKEEHDITPSQPLLFQHHQQQQQNNVNSFNYQSTSRPPLPNQNLASSGGVEGVYSNNNNNNNRLPQMKNQSNLVRHSSSPAGLFSQIHIENGYVVDMRGMGTLGAVNKSVEEVKFSSSRTRRLKNPQNYSSSASGRMSSIAEIGNRDSREDNPDAEAFGETHGEDFITEFAPWDDSVAVNDIVAGLKRFRDDDVKPFSSGLNAAETQNESRGQQAAPLAHQMSLPNTSAEMAAIEKFLQFSDSVPCKIRAKRGCATHPRSIAERVRRTKISERMRKLQDLVPNMDKQTNTADMLDLAVDYIKDLQKQVETLSDCQAKCTCSSKPQQ; this is translated from the exons atggAGTCAGATCTTCAGGCACCGAGTTCGAACGGGTTGACACGGTACCGATCGGCACCGAGTTCATACTTCACGGACATAATTGACCGCGAATTCTACGAGCACATTTTCAACCGTCCGTCAAGTCCAGAAACAGAGCGAGTCTTCTCCAGGTTCATGAACAGTCTCCGTGACGATGCTGCACCTGAAGACGATTCACTCCATCTCGATTCTTCTTCTGTCAAAGAAGAACACGATATCACTCCCTCGCAACCTCTTCTCTTTCAACACcaccagcagcagcagcagaacAACGTCAATAGCTTCAACTATCAAAGCACGTCGAGACCGCCGTTGCCGAATCAGAATCTTGCTTCCTCCGGTGGTGTAGAAGGAGtgtattctaataataataataacaataatcggTTGCCGCAGATGAAGAATCAATCTAATCTTGTTAGGCACAGTAGCTCACCTGCTGGACTATTTTCCCAAATTCACATTGAAAATG GGTATGTTGTTGATATGCGAGGGATGGGAACTTTAGGAGCAGTAAATAAGAGTGTGGAAGAAGTGAAGTtctcttcttcaaggacaaggaGGTTGAAGAATCCACAGAACTACTCCTCCTCCGCCTCCGGGAGAATGTCTTCAATAGCCGAGATTGGCAACAGGGATAGCAGAGAAGACAATCCAGATGCTGAAGCTTTTGGAGAAACCCACGGCGAGGATTTCATCACGGAGTTCGCGCCCTGGGATGATTCCGTCGCCGTGAATGACATTGTTGCTGGTCTAAAAAGATTCAGAGATGATGATGTCAAGCCATTTTCTTCTGGTTTGAATGCAGCTGAGACTCAG AACGAAAGTAGAGGACAGCAAGCTGCTCCTTTGGCTCATCAAATGAGTTTGCCAAATACTTCAGCTGAAATGGCAGCCATTGAGAAGTTCTTGCAATTTTCAGATTCTGTTCCGTGCAAAATTCGTGCCAAGAGAGGCTGTGCCACTCACCCAAGAAGCATTGCAGAGAGG GTTAGAAGAACTAAAATAAGTGAGCGTATGAGGAAACTACAAGATCTGGTGCCTAACATGGACAAG CAAACAAACACAGCAGACATGTTGGATTTGGCTGTCGATTACATCAAAGACCTTCAAAAGCAAGTTGAG ACGCTTTCAGACTGTCAAGCTAAGTGTACGTGTTCTTCCAAGCCACAGCAATAA